The following coding sequences lie in one Alicyclobacillus curvatus genomic window:
- a CDS encoding transposase codes for MNGVKYKNFEQASFEDIMVYSVIPPHPFWDAVANYIDFSFADKLCAPLYSPIGQHPYAPSLKLKIHLVQRYYNISDREMELKIVGDIFIKRFLGVPISLAKFDHSTIALDRSRLGADIFHACHVNILAQALNLGMWGQDDDRWLVDAFHTHANVATPSVYELIQQAAQKLVRYLKRHNPARYEKLKENMDVGAFFRKLKREVQGSERNLAFSNLCVLAFSLVAWLERADTDDMDTQWKNDNEQETAKQQREVLLRILRENVTPKLPDENQSPSSENVEPQKEDIQYVEQDKNNKPSDRVVSAHDPEVRVGHKSKKLAFIGDKTQVVESANSHLVLNAEPIPGNEVDGIALESVVKAVVDEFDKRPKEVVADSAYGNAENRDKLSKELHILLTAPLPKFTNPSGKAFRAEDFTYIPERDVVVCPGGYTSVRKNHIKQSKGTQHGFAEEDCTACPLRAQCTDHAKGRTVFVSDYWELIQEAKKYNASQEGQEALRARYEIERTNNEMKRHHGLGKPRTRGRSKLRIDVKITSMVVNVKVMVKELLNRGKPLEAPVCL; via the coding sequence ATGAACGGGGTAAAGTACAAGAACTTTGAGCAAGCCTCCTTCGAGGACATCATGGTGTATTCAGTCATACCACCTCATCCATTCTGGGATGCAGTGGCGAATTACATTGATTTCTCGTTTGCGGATAAGCTCTGTGCCCCCTTGTACTCACCCATCGGCCAACACCCGTATGCTCCGTCCTTGAAACTTAAAATCCATCTCGTACAGCGGTACTACAACATTTCCGACCGTGAGATGGAGCTAAAGATCGTCGGTGATATCTTCATTAAGCGATTTTTAGGTGTACCGATCTCACTCGCAAAGTTTGACCACAGCACAATTGCGCTGGACAGGAGTCGGCTTGGCGCGGATATATTCCATGCCTGTCACGTGAATATCCTCGCTCAGGCACTGAACCTCGGCATGTGGGGACAAGATGATGACCGCTGGTTGGTAGATGCGTTCCACACGCATGCCAATGTTGCTACGCCAAGTGTATATGAGCTCATTCAACAAGCGGCTCAAAAGCTTGTGCGTTACTTGAAGCGTCATAACCCAGCGCGTTACGAAAAATTGAAGGAGAACATGGATGTGGGGGCATTCTTTCGCAAACTCAAGCGTGAGGTGCAGGGCAGCGAAAGAAATCTCGCCTTCAGCAATCTATGTGTTTTGGCGTTCAGTTTAGTGGCATGGCTGGAACGTGCGGACACCGACGACATGGATACCCAGTGGAAAAACGACAATGAGCAGGAAACAGCCAAGCAACAACGCGAGGTGCTCCTGCGTATTTTACGTGAGAACGTTACTCCGAAGCTCCCTGACGAAAACCAGTCTCCTTCATCTGAGAATGTGGAACCACAGAAAGAGGATATTCAGTACGTTGAACAGGACAAAAATAACAAGCCCTCCGACCGTGTAGTGAGTGCACATGACCCAGAAGTACGTGTTGGGCACAAGTCCAAAAAGCTGGCGTTTATTGGCGATAAGACACAAGTCGTGGAGTCGGCCAACTCTCACCTAGTCCTCAATGCGGAGCCTATCCCTGGTAATGAAGTAGATGGAATTGCACTGGAGTCGGTTGTAAAGGCTGTGGTGGATGAGTTCGACAAGCGTCCCAAGGAAGTAGTGGCAGACTCAGCTTACGGAAATGCTGAGAATCGCGACAAGCTCTCCAAGGAACTACATATCCTTCTAACGGCACCGTTGCCCAAATTCACGAACCCGTCCGGAAAGGCATTTCGAGCTGAAGACTTCACATACATACCGGAACGTGACGTGGTCGTGTGTCCTGGTGGGTACACGTCAGTCCGAAAGAACCACATTAAGCAATCTAAGGGTACACAACATGGATTTGCTGAAGAGGATTGCACAGCATGCCCTTTACGTGCGCAGTGCACCGACCATGCAAAGGGACGTACTGTGTTCGTGAGTGACTACTGGGAACTGATTCAGGAGGCAAAGAAGTACAATGCGAGCCAGGAGGGTCAAGAGGCACTTCGAGCTCGATACGAAATTGAACGCACCAATAACGAAATGAAACGTCACCACGGACTCGGAAAGCCCCGAACCCGTGGTCGTAGCAAGTTGCGGATCGACGTTAAGATTACCTCTATGGTGGTCAATGTAAAGGTAATGGTGAAGGAGTTATTGAACCGAGGTAAGCCGTTAGAGGCCCCCGTCTGCCTCTAA
- a CDS encoding GtrA family protein, whose product MELSTQWPIVLRFLKYCLTGVLNTGLSYVVYVLLVAVHVSSSLALAIGYAAGMLTSYLINGKWTFERSSWSGRTLWRFIAVNLVVLVISEVTLSLIRHFIINNAYISQAVNLVPITLIGFVANQRLVFTDAQPAVAASRDRLEDAGLDGREASGTVGDGTASSGKAGATENGNVDNRETSNYRDNRDNRDNRDNRHQAGLRAAARHIPRDVVRRIFLLAVAMVILQRFILAASAVYVTHVHHLHRLTLHTLLITGYSHWDSGWYTEIAQHGYVTFKQTAFWPMYPWMMSGVHMATHLSYAASGILISLVGFLIALFLLGLLVTRTFGYPAAVATMALYAFFPTSYYFDSVYTESLFVAFLIGAVYAANSGYFAVANLLAAFGTLTRNTGIVVCVILFAEYLRYRNMDLRFWRGEWWRRLNWSVLWLLLSPGALLLFSFYMKSRFGQLFPFLQAEKLWYREYMSPWRTFTGTLLQYIHGHTTLMSMQYELFEIVTFLFALFLVVVGLFVSGRSLTRWSFVIYTFAVVWLASSEPSVNIPDYLVSFPRYVLMLFPGFAFLGYAVKRKWILIPIVICLAAVLFWKSGAFFRGEWIA is encoded by the coding sequence TTGGAACTGAGCACACAGTGGCCGATTGTTTTGAGGTTCTTGAAATACTGCCTGACTGGCGTCTTGAATACCGGCCTGTCGTACGTGGTTTACGTACTATTGGTTGCCGTGCATGTATCCAGTTCACTGGCACTGGCCATCGGCTATGCGGCCGGCATGTTGACGAGCTATTTAATCAACGGAAAATGGACATTTGAACGCTCTTCTTGGTCAGGAAGAACACTGTGGCGATTTATCGCGGTGAATCTAGTTGTGCTCGTCATCAGTGAAGTCACTCTGTCGCTCATTCGTCATTTCATCATCAATAACGCGTACATTTCACAGGCTGTGAACCTTGTTCCCATCACGCTGATTGGCTTCGTTGCGAATCAACGGTTGGTATTTACCGATGCGCAGCCGGCTGTCGCAGCAAGCCGTGATAGGCTGGAGGATGCGGGCTTAGATGGCCGAGAGGCTAGCGGAACAGTTGGCGACGGAACCGCTAGCAGTGGAAAGGCTGGAGCCACAGAGAACGGCAACGTCGATAATCGGGAAACTAGCAACTATCGTGACAATCGTGACAATCGTGACAATCGTGACAATCGTCACCAGGCCGGCTTAAGGGCTGCTGCACGGCACATCCCACGGGATGTCGTTCGCAGGATTTTCCTTTTGGCCGTAGCGATGGTCATCCTTCAGCGATTCATTCTCGCGGCCTCCGCGGTCTACGTCACACATGTTCACCACTTGCACCGATTGACTTTACATACTCTCTTGATTACCGGATATAGTCACTGGGATTCTGGCTGGTACACGGAAATTGCTCAGCATGGATATGTGACCTTTAAACAGACAGCATTTTGGCCCATGTACCCATGGATGATGAGTGGTGTTCACATGGCTACGCACCTTTCCTACGCTGCCTCAGGCATACTCATCTCACTTGTCGGCTTCCTAATCGCGCTTTTTCTGCTCGGACTTCTTGTCACACGTACTTTCGGCTACCCTGCTGCGGTGGCGACAATGGCCTTATACGCGTTTTTCCCGACATCTTACTATTTTGATTCGGTATACACGGAATCACTGTTTGTTGCGTTTCTGATTGGGGCTGTGTACGCAGCAAATTCTGGTTACTTTGCCGTGGCAAACTTGCTTGCGGCATTTGGGACGTTGACGCGAAACACAGGAATCGTGGTTTGCGTGATTTTATTTGCAGAGTACTTGAGATATCGAAATATGGACTTGAGATTTTGGCGAGGTGAGTGGTGGCGTCGGCTCAACTGGTCTGTGTTGTGGCTGCTTCTGTCGCCGGGGGCGCTTCTTCTCTTTAGCTTTTATATGAAAAGCCGATTCGGGCAGTTGTTTCCGTTTCTACAAGCTGAAAAATTGTGGTATCGCGAATATATGAGCCCATGGCGAACCTTTACCGGAACGCTCCTTCAGTACATCCATGGCCACACGACGCTCATGTCCATGCAGTATGAGTTGTTTGAAATCGTTACATTTCTGTTTGCGCTGTTCTTGGTCGTCGTCGGGCTGTTTGTCAGCGGCCGGTCGTTAACGCGTTGGAGCTTTGTCATCTATACATTTGCTGTAGTGTGGCTTGCATCATCCGAGCCGTCGGTAAACATTCCGGATTATCTTGTAAGCTTCCCGCGTTACGTCCTCATGCTCTTTCCTGGTTTTGCGTTTCTTGGTTACGCAGTCAAACGCAAGTGGATACTAATACCAATCGTAATCTGTCTGGCGGCGGTTTTGTTCTGGAAGAGCGGCGCGTTTTTTAGGGGCGAGTGGATCGCGTAA
- a CDS encoding glycosyltransferase family 2 protein: MSPLVSVVVPAYNEELVIDATFARLKQVLDDLEVAYELIFVNDGSKDRTLVKLRDIASQHPQVKVIDFSRNFGHQIAVTAGIERASGDVVVLIDADLQDPPELIRDFLDKWREGYDVVYAVRAQREGETWFKRWSASVFYRTLRRLTNVDIPLDTGDFRLMNRNVVDSLREIRERHRFIRGLVAWVGYRQIGIPYVRSDRLAGESKYPLSKMIRFSIDGITSFSFKPLQASTTLGFLGAAIGFIGILVILYLRLFTRLTIQGWTSMMVMVLFIGGIQLLMLGVLGEYIGRIYDEVRDRPLYLVKELVNFRDGEKDSRNP, translated from the coding sequence ATGTCACCGTTGGTTTCTGTCGTTGTCCCGGCCTATAACGAAGAACTTGTGATTGACGCGACATTTGCAAGACTCAAGCAGGTGCTTGACGACCTTGAAGTTGCGTACGAGTTGATATTTGTAAACGATGGTTCAAAAGACCGAACTCTGGTGAAACTTCGAGATATTGCAAGTCAGCATCCGCAAGTGAAGGTCATTGACTTCTCGCGCAACTTTGGCCATCAGATTGCCGTTACAGCCGGGATTGAAAGAGCGTCCGGGGACGTGGTTGTGCTCATCGATGCGGACCTTCAAGACCCACCGGAGCTGATTCGGGACTTCCTCGACAAATGGCGCGAAGGCTACGATGTTGTCTATGCTGTCAGGGCCCAGCGTGAGGGAGAAACCTGGTTCAAGCGCTGGAGTGCCAGCGTCTTTTACCGCACCCTGAGACGTCTCACCAATGTAGATATTCCACTCGACACCGGTGACTTTCGGTTGATGAATCGGAATGTTGTCGACAGCCTGCGTGAGATTCGCGAGCGCCATCGCTTTATTCGCGGTCTCGTCGCTTGGGTTGGATATCGGCAGATAGGTATCCCATATGTAAGATCGGATCGTTTAGCAGGCGAGTCCAAATACCCGCTCTCAAAGATGATACGGTTTTCCATCGACGGCATTACATCCTTTTCATTTAAGCCTCTGCAGGCATCCACGACACTCGGATTTCTCGGTGCAGCCATCGGCTTTATTGGCATTCTCGTCATCTTATACCTGCGTTTGTTTACACGCCTGACCATTCAAGGCTGGACATCCATGATGGTAATGGTCCTGTTTATCGGCGGGATCCAACTACTGATGCTCGGCGTCCTGGGAGAGTACATCGGCCGCATTTACGATGAGGTGAGAGACCGTCCGCTTTATCTGGTCAAAGAGCTCGTAAACTTCCGTGATGGTGAGAAGGACAGCCGTAATCCGTGA
- a CDS encoding M55 family metallopeptidase translates to MKIFISGDIEGVSGVATNMQLTKDSEYQRFRKLYTADVNAAIAGAFDGGATEVVVADGHGNMSNILIEELDDRARLVSGNNRVMCQLEGLDDSFAGAFFVGHHGREGGSERAVINHTLAGIAVSELKVNGIIVGETQLNARVAGQFGVPALFISGDDAYVAEVKEDLPHVEAAVVKRGLNRYAAELLPPKVAQQEIREKAAAAMTLIGKVEPKVITGPVTIECEFKNTAQAHMTTTIPLVELVGPKTIRFTSPDMVTAYKLFWGCVIIGMSATNGVLSQANA, encoded by the coding sequence GTGAAAATCTTTATTTCTGGAGATATTGAGGGAGTTTCCGGCGTTGCAACGAACATGCAGTTGACCAAGGACTCTGAATACCAGCGGTTTCGCAAACTGTATACTGCTGATGTAAATGCCGCAATTGCTGGGGCGTTTGACGGCGGGGCCACCGAAGTCGTGGTCGCAGACGGCCATGGCAACATGTCGAATATTCTCATTGAAGAGCTGGACGATCGCGCTCGCCTTGTCAGCGGCAACAATCGCGTCATGTGCCAACTTGAGGGCCTCGATGACAGCTTTGCCGGGGCGTTTTTCGTGGGGCACCATGGACGAGAAGGCGGATCGGAGCGGGCAGTTATCAATCACACCTTGGCTGGCATTGCAGTCTCTGAACTGAAGGTGAATGGAATCATTGTCGGCGAGACGCAACTGAATGCGCGTGTGGCTGGCCAGTTTGGTGTGCCAGCTTTGTTCATCAGCGGTGACGACGCTTACGTGGCAGAAGTCAAAGAGGACCTGCCGCACGTCGAAGCTGCGGTCGTGAAGCGAGGGCTCAACCGCTACGCTGCTGAGTTGTTGCCGCCGAAAGTAGCGCAACAGGAGATACGAGAAAAAGCCGCTGCCGCCATGACCCTGATTGGCAAGGTTGAGCCGAAGGTTATCACGGGTCCGGTAACCATTGAATGTGAATTTAAGAACACGGCGCAGGCGCATATGACGACGACCATCCCACTGGTTGAATTGGTGGGTCCGAAGACCATCCGCTTTACCTCTCCTGATATGGTCACAGCCTACAAACTGTTCTGGGGCTGCGTGATTATTGGGATGTCGGCCACGAACGGTGTCTTGAGCCAGGCCAACGCGTAA
- a CDS encoding response regulator — protein MGAKVLIVDDEAQIRKLLRVTLDAHGFSTIEASTGKDGVLQASMLAPDLVILDLGLPDMDGTEALSQIRSWAKMPIIVLTVRDDEAGKVYALDHGADDYMTKPFGMSELMARIRVALRHTAHQPDEPIINIGCLHIDLARRLVEKDGQAIKLTPIEYDLLKVLATNANRVMTHRQLLRQVWGEQSPDSVSHYLRVYVGHLRKKIEDNPAQPNLIITEPGVGYRLVDPS, from the coding sequence GTGGGTGCAAAAGTCCTGATTGTCGACGACGAGGCGCAAATTCGTAAACTGCTGCGTGTGACACTTGACGCCCATGGATTTTCGACCATCGAAGCTTCGACGGGCAAGGACGGGGTTCTCCAAGCGAGTATGTTAGCGCCCGATCTGGTGATTTTAGATCTCGGCCTTCCGGATATGGATGGTACGGAGGCGCTGTCACAGATTCGTTCGTGGGCCAAGATGCCTATCATTGTGCTGACGGTGCGGGATGATGAGGCGGGGAAAGTGTACGCGCTCGATCACGGGGCCGACGACTACATGACCAAGCCCTTTGGCATGAGTGAGTTAATGGCTCGGATTCGGGTCGCTTTGCGCCATACAGCCCATCAGCCTGATGAACCGATTATCAACATCGGGTGCCTGCACATCGATTTGGCCAGGCGTCTTGTGGAGAAGGACGGGCAAGCGATTAAACTCACCCCGATTGAGTACGACCTTCTGAAGGTACTCGCCACGAACGCCAACAGGGTCATGACGCACCGCCAACTTTTACGGCAAGTGTGGGGTGAACAAAGCCCAGATAGTGTGAGTCACTATCTGCGGGTCTATGTCGGACATCTACGAAAGAAAATCGAGGACAATCCTGCGCAGCCAAACCTGATTATCACGGAACCCGGTGTAGGGTATCGGCTTGTTGATCCAAGTTGA
- a CDS encoding DUF4118 domain-containing protein has protein sequence MVKQKTSTRPKWRVLTSYVVPWTTPDATVNANQNGGNRPMPYLVVTVLVVLLTVVFWKIGYAFTLVNLALLYLLPVLVSAVRWGLGPSFYAAFIGVIAFDYFFVPPIHRFTVADIRYFISFIVYLAVATFTASLAAQLRQRVTEAREREAVTSALYTLSTQVAAATSLDNVLQEIVSHASRTFGLAAAVMLPGDKGELTVRANMGLHVDGHLTILDPRVLNWVFDHGKMAGYGTGVHQNTSILYVPLKTESTVHGVMCIGSQRPLGIDMQQSRLRVVLALAGLAAVSIARSHYEEEAQIAHLSAESERVRTALLDSISHELRTPLATIIGAATGLTDGAGILSIEDQKELLLTVRDGAMRMNRLVTNLLGMVRLESGMLQLNKKWCDVSDIVGVAIRQAQDSLQNRTVEVNLSPSLPPISVDEVLIEQVLVNLLSNAAKYSQDGTTIGVDAMEYDGVLTLQVRDEGIGISADEAEKIFDKFFRTDSGKGVPGTGLGLAICKGIVQAHGGEIFAKPAKHGGTIITVMLPVGDEPNLPEEDAQFPMAGDHKLIDGLHLSLAGDSERIGDTQLPLVDDSARIGGSQPSPMGDSKRIGDTQLKQEGPELWVQKS, from the coding sequence ATGGTAAAGCAAAAAACCTCTACTAGGCCGAAGTGGCGGGTGCTGACCTCGTATGTAGTACCTTGGACGACACCTGATGCCACTGTAAATGCGAATCAAAATGGTGGCAATCGCCCAATGCCTTATCTCGTCGTGACGGTACTGGTTGTATTGCTGACCGTAGTTTTCTGGAAAATCGGCTACGCTTTCACACTGGTAAATCTTGCACTCTTGTATCTTCTTCCTGTTCTAGTGAGCGCGGTACGCTGGGGACTGGGGCCGTCTTTCTATGCCGCTTTCATCGGAGTCATCGCGTTTGACTACTTCTTTGTACCGCCAATTCATCGTTTTACCGTAGCAGATATCCGTTACTTCATTTCATTTATCGTCTATCTTGCTGTTGCTACTTTCACAGCAAGCCTGGCCGCACAATTGCGCCAACGGGTTACAGAAGCGCGAGAGCGTGAAGCTGTCACGTCAGCACTCTACACCTTGAGCACTCAGGTTGCTGCGGCTACCAGCCTCGACAACGTGTTGCAAGAGATTGTAAGTCACGCTTCAAGAACCTTCGGTCTGGCAGCAGCAGTGATGTTGCCAGGGGATAAGGGCGAGCTTACTGTGCGGGCCAACATGGGACTCCACGTCGATGGTCATCTCACCATTCTTGACCCTCGGGTCTTAAATTGGGTTTTCGATCACGGCAAAATGGCCGGCTACGGGACAGGGGTTCATCAAAACACTTCCATTCTCTACGTGCCTTTAAAAACGGAATCAACTGTCCACGGTGTCATGTGCATCGGATCACAACGACCGCTTGGAATCGATATGCAACAGTCTCGGCTTCGAGTAGTTCTGGCTTTGGCGGGGCTGGCTGCAGTGTCCATTGCAAGGTCTCATTACGAAGAAGAAGCGCAAATCGCACACCTCAGCGCGGAATCTGAGCGTGTGCGCACCGCACTGCTGGATTCCATCTCGCATGAGCTGCGAACTCCGCTCGCGACCATTATCGGTGCAGCAACCGGATTAACCGACGGTGCGGGAATTCTCTCCATCGAAGACCAGAAGGAATTGTTACTAACTGTCCGTGATGGTGCAATGCGCATGAACCGACTCGTCACGAATCTACTTGGAATGGTCCGACTTGAGAGCGGCATGCTGCAACTGAACAAGAAATGGTGTGACGTATCCGACATTGTCGGCGTGGCAATTCGCCAAGCACAGGATTCTCTGCAGAACAGGACCGTAGAAGTCAACCTGTCGCCGAGTCTCCCTCCCATATCGGTCGATGAAGTGTTGATTGAACAGGTACTCGTCAACCTCCTCAGTAACGCGGCAAAGTATTCGCAAGACGGAACGACAATTGGGGTGGATGCGATGGAATACGATGGCGTGTTAACCCTACAGGTAAGGGATGAAGGGATTGGAATCTCTGCCGACGAAGCGGAGAAAATTTTCGACAAGTTCTTTCGTACCGACTCGGGGAAGGGTGTTCCCGGGACGGGGCTCGGTTTGGCGATTTGTAAAGGGATTGTTCAGGCACACGGCGGCGAAATTTTTGCAAAACCGGCAAAGCATGGCGGTACTATCATCACCGTCATGCTGCCCGTCGGCGACGAGCCAAACTTGCCAGAAGAAGACGCCCAGTTTCCTATGGCAGGTGACCACAAGCTCATCGACGGCTTACATCTGTCTCTGGCAGGTGACTCTGAACGGATCGGAGACACGCAGTTGCCCCTGGTAGATGACTCCGCGCGAATCGGAGGCTCACAGCCGTCTCCGATGGGCGACTCTAAGCGGATCGGAGATACGCAACTCAAGCAGGAGGGACCAGAACTGTGGGTGCAAAAGTCCTGA
- the kdpF gene encoding K(+)-transporting ATPase subunit F, with the protein MQGEVGCMWVLLALSAALTVYLTYVIFHPEKF; encoded by the coding sequence GTGCAGGGGGAGGTAGGTTGCATGTGGGTCTTGCTCGCACTTTCCGCAGCATTGACGGTGTATTTGACGTACGTCATCTTCCATCCCGAGAAGTTTTAG
- the kdpA gene encoding potassium-transporting ATPase subunit KdpA yields the protein MTLAGSIGILAVIALILLIGIPLGGYIYRVFTGKKSWADGLYRPIEGMLYRAVGVDPSVQMDWKAYLRALMLVNFMMMIFAYLLFRLQGVLPLNPAQVKSMPWDLAFNTAASFITNTNWQNYAGEQSLSYLSQMTAITYLQFTSAATGFVAAIAFLRGLVANRSETLGNFWVDFIKIHTRLLIPLAVLFAVVLIGLGVPETLLGPQVVHTLQGATQTIARGPVASLEAIKQLGTNGGGFFNANSAHPFEDPSAWTTVLEMIAMGIISCGLVWTFGKFIANRKQAVVLYVFLTAVLVIGAFIIYASESAGNPILQHVLGIHGPNMEGKEVRFGTALSSAFAAITTAFTTGAVNSMHDSFMPMGGFIPMLFMMFNLVFGGKGVGLLNILMFLMITVFLSGLMVGRTPEIFGKKIEAREIKLATMAMLVHPFIILVPTAIALVTKAGTSSILNPGLHGLSEVLYAYTSGAANNGSAFAGLNGNTVFYNLTLGVVMLLGRYVSLIAMFAIAGSLARKASIPVSAGTLRTDTFAFGGVFVAVFVIVGALTFFPALAIGPIGEQLQMLASLGH from the coding sequence ATGACTTTGGCAGGTTCCATTGGGATTTTAGCTGTGATTGCGTTGATTCTGTTGATTGGTATTCCGCTAGGCGGATATATCTACCGTGTGTTCACAGGCAAAAAAAGCTGGGCTGATGGGCTCTACAGACCCATTGAAGGCATGCTCTACCGCGCGGTTGGTGTTGACCCTTCCGTCCAGATGGACTGGAAGGCGTATCTGCGAGCTTTGATGTTGGTCAACTTCATGATGATGATATTTGCCTACCTGCTCTTTCGGCTGCAGGGAGTGTTGCCGCTCAATCCTGCCCAGGTTAAGTCGATGCCGTGGGATTTGGCGTTTAATACGGCAGCGAGTTTCATTACCAACACCAACTGGCAGAACTACGCCGGTGAGCAATCGCTGTCCTATTTGTCACAAATGACAGCCATCACCTATTTGCAGTTCACGTCTGCTGCAACTGGATTTGTTGCTGCGATTGCCTTTTTGCGCGGCCTAGTGGCCAATCGCTCAGAAACCCTCGGCAACTTCTGGGTCGACTTTATCAAGATTCACACCCGTTTGCTCATCCCGCTTGCGGTTCTCTTTGCGGTTGTCCTCATTGGTCTCGGCGTTCCCGAGACCCTGCTGGGCCCCCAAGTCGTGCACACTCTTCAGGGGGCAACGCAGACCATCGCACGGGGTCCCGTGGCTTCGCTCGAAGCGATTAAGCAACTTGGGACCAACGGGGGCGGATTCTTTAACGCCAATTCCGCCCACCCGTTTGAAGACCCGAGCGCATGGACAACGGTACTTGAGATGATTGCGATGGGGATTATCTCCTGTGGTTTGGTATGGACGTTCGGAAAATTCATCGCAAACCGGAAACAGGCTGTGGTACTGTACGTGTTCTTGACCGCCGTTCTCGTGATTGGCGCGTTTATTATCTACGCCAGTGAATCAGCCGGAAACCCAATTTTGCAGCACGTGCTTGGCATTCACGGGCCGAACATGGAAGGCAAAGAGGTGCGCTTTGGGACCGCATTGTCAAGTGCCTTTGCAGCCATTACCACGGCTTTTACCACGGGCGCTGTCAACTCGATGCATGACAGTTTCATGCCGATGGGCGGGTTTATCCCGATGCTGTTTATGATGTTCAATCTTGTTTTCGGCGGCAAAGGTGTAGGTCTGCTCAACATCCTGATGTTCTTGATGATCACGGTGTTCCTCTCCGGCCTGATGGTGGGGCGCACACCAGAGATATTCGGCAAAAAAATCGAGGCGCGTGAAATCAAGCTCGCAACGATGGCGATGCTGGTTCACCCGTTTATTATTCTCGTCCCTACGGCCATCGCGTTGGTGACTAAGGCAGGTACGTCATCGATTTTGAACCCAGGCTTACATGGGCTCTCTGAAGTGCTGTACGCCTATACCTCAGGAGCGGCCAACAACGGATCGGCGTTTGCAGGCCTCAACGGCAACACCGTGTTTTATAACCTCACGCTTGGAGTCGTGATGTTGCTCGGAAGGTACGTTTCTCTCATTGCCATGTTTGCCATCGCGGGCTCACTTGCGAGAAAGGCTTCGATTCCAGTCAGTGCAGGAACACTTCGAACGGACACTTTCGCATTTGGCGGTGTCTTTGTTGCAGTCTTTGTGATTGTCGGTGCCCTGACATTCTTCCCGGCCTTAGCTATCGGGCCGATTGGCGAGCAGTTGCAAATGTTGGCCTCCTTAGGCCACTGA